In Vicia villosa cultivar HV-30 ecotype Madison, WI unplaced genomic scaffold, Vvil1.0 ctg.002782F_1_1, whole genome shotgun sequence, one DNA window encodes the following:
- the LOC131639800 gene encoding uncharacterized protein LOC131639800: protein MEHYQLYRSWMYDRMFPGRHGLKPLFMEGVAAFLSYAFAQECCRREGGVRCPCLKCGCRNIISDPCEVKRHLERVGFRPNYWVWTSNGETMQEINRETSSSQTHIEPDINRVDPGSSSSDMQCQEQFNLVEEMFIDALGVNVAYDEPQDLDGEELPNEKAQRFYQLLKEINIPLFEGSFDSKLSMCVRLLAAKSNWNVPDQCLEFFVRMMLDATHVKENMPTSYYDAKRMVSKLGLEVKKIDYGIRGCMLFYDNEFGTNDGELEECKFCESPRYLVSSKGVDQRQNRIAAKSMFYLPIIPRLQRTFAPMHSASQMAWHHTNRISSGMMRHPSDGEAWKYFDRIHPEFALEPRNVRLGLCSVGFTPYNFSGNEYSCWPVIVTPYNLPPEMCMTKPYMFLTCIIRGPSSPKAGIDVYLQPLIDDLKRLWVGAWTYDVSHKQNFNMRAALMWTINDFPAYGMLSVWGTHGKMGCP from the coding sequence ATGGAACATTACCAATtatatcgtagttggatgtatgaTAGAATGTTTCCTGGACGACATGGGCTTAAACCACTTTTTATGGAAGGAGTTGCCGCGTTTCTCTCGTAtgcgtttgctcaagaatgttgtcgcAGGGAAGGAGGGGTAAGGTGTCCGTGCTTAAAGTGTGGTTGCAGAAATATTATTAGTGACCCTTGTGAAGTGAAACGTCACTTGGAGAGAGTAGGTTTTAGGCCAAATTACTGGGTTTGGACATCTAATGGAGAAACAATGCAGGAGATTAATAGAGAGACTTCTAGCAGTCAAACACATATAGAACCAGATATAAATAGAGTTGATCCAGGGAGTAGTTCATCAGATATGCAATGCCAGGAGCAATTTAATCTCGTTGAGGAGATGTTCATTGACGCATTAGGGGTGAATGTGGCGTACGATGAACCACAAGACttagatggagaagagctcccgaaTGAGAAAGCTCAAAGGTTTTATCAACTgttgaaagaaataaatataccATTGTTTGAGGGGTCTTTTGACTCTAagctatcaatgtgtgtgagacttTTGGCTGCAAaatcaaattggaatgttcctgatcagtgtttagaATTCTTTGTGAGAATGATGTTGGACGCGACTCATGTGAAAGAAAACATGCCTACAAGTTATTATGATGCAAAGAGGATGGTGTCAAAGTTAGGATTAGAAGTAAAAAAGATTGATTATGGCATTAgaggttgcatgttgttttatgacaacgAGTTTGGTACAAATGATGGGgaattggaggaatgtaagttttgcgaGAGTCCGAGGTATTTAGTTAGCAGTAAAGGAGTTGACCAAAGGCAAAATCGCATTGCAGCGAAATCTATGTTCTATCTACCAATAATACCTAGGTTGCAAAGAACGTTTGCAccaatgcacagtgcaagccaAATGGCATGGCACCATACAAACAGAATTAGTTCAGGCATGATGCGACATCCATCTGACGGCGAGGCATGGAAATACTTTGATAGAATTCATCCTGAATTTGCACTTGAACCCAGGAATGTCCGACTTGGATTATGCTCAGTTGGTTTCACTCCTTATAATTTTTCAGGAAATgaatattcttgttggccagttattgttacTCCGTACAatctccctcctgagatgtgcatgacgaaACCTTACATGTTTTTGACATGCATCATTCGGGGACCGTCAAGTCCAAAGGCGGGAATCGATGTTTATttgcaacctttaattgatgatctcAAGAGGCTGTGGGTGGGAGCGTGGACTTATGATGTGTCtcataaacaaaattttaatatgcGAGCGGCTTTGATGTGGACAATTAATGACTTTcctgcatatggcatgttgtctgtaTGGGGTACACATGGTAAAATGGGATGTCCATGA
- the LOC131639801 gene encoding uncharacterized protein LOC131639801, translating to MGSWEGEIWHWSLGIYCDPEDGAVVAQLHELVILLAPIQPCFSIDDSFVWWRNPSEFTVSNAYDTILLLEITRPLLNNSVSLAFSRLWKTKVPSGIHLFGWRLIWNRLSSKAKLAKHGALLDPNLLVCSLCGRFPEDLEHLFLHCDIARDW from the coding sequence ATGGGGAGTTGGGAAGGCGAAATATGGCATTGGTCTCTTGGTATTTATTGTGATCCGGAGGACGGGGCAGTCGTGGCGCAATTGCATGAGTTGGTGATTCTTCTCGCGCCGATTCAGCCATGTTTCTCGATTGATGATTCGTTTGTGTGGTGGAGAAATCCTTCCGAGTTCACGGTGAGTAATGCTTATGACACAATCTTGTTACTTGAAATTACGAGACCTCTGTTGAATAATTCGGTCTCCTTAGCTTTCTCTCGTTTATGGAAGACAAAGGTTCCTAGTGGTATTCATCTTTTCGGTTGGAGATTGATTTGGAATAGActttcttcgaaagcgaaattggCAAAACATGGAGCATTACTAGATCCTAATTTGTTGGTGTGCTCTTTGTGTGGTCGGTTTCCAGAAGATTTAGAACACCTTTTTCTTCATTGTGACATTGCTAGAGATTGGTGA